Part of the Sphingobacteriaceae bacterium genome, TTCAACAGTTTCTTTTGTTCCGTCTGTTGAACAATCATTTACTATAACAATTTCTTTTTTTAATTGCCCGGGTAATTCAGCCGCTAATATTTTATCAAGGATAAGATGTATTGTCTTCGCCTCATTGTATGCTGGAATTAGAATGGAAAGTGTTCCGGGCATAATGATCAGGATTTCACTAAAGCACTGGCAAGTATACTTTCAAATAAGAATTTTCCATCTTCATTTCCCAATTCTTGATCTGCTGCACGTTCCGGATGTGGCATCATTCCGAAAACATTTTTTCCCTCGTTACATACTCCGGCAATATTTTCTAAAGCGCCATTCGGGTTTCCGATTTCATTCACATTTCCGCTTTCATCACAATATCTAAATAACACCTGACCGTCGGCGTTTAACTTTTTTAAAGTTGCTTCATCGGCATAGTATTTTCCTTCACCATGAGCAATCGGAATTTTTAATGCTTTTCCTGCGGGAACTTTGGCGGTTAAAACTGTTGAATTATTTTCGGCTTTAATAAAAATGTTTTTACAGATAAATTTACGGCTGTTATTATGCAATAAGGCACCGGGTAATAAACCGGCTTCGCATAAAATTTGAAAACCATTACAAACACCAAATAAAAATCCGCCATTATTGGCGTGCTCAATTACTTTTTCCATAATTGGCGAAAAACGAGCAATAGCACCGCTGCGTAAATAATCACCATAAGAAAACCCGCCGGGTAAAATAATATGGGTACAACCTTCCAGGTCGGTATTTTTATGCCAGAGTTTTACGGTTTCTTGTCCCATGATGTTTTTTAAAACATACACCATGTCCTCATCACAATTAGAACCGGGAAATACAACAACACCAAATTTCATTTGAATAGAATTAGACTATAAAATTAGAAAATTTATAGCATTTAAGTGAATAC contains:
- the purQ gene encoding phosphoribosylformylglycinamidine synthase subunit PurQ, encoding MKFGVVVFPGSNCDEDMVYVLKNIMGQETVKLWHKNTDLEGCTHIILPGGFSYGDYLRSGAIARFSPIMEKVIEHANNGGFLFGVCNGFQILCEAGLLPGALLHNNSRKFICKNIFIKAENNSTVLTAKVPAGKALKIPIAHGEGKYYADEATLKKLNADGQVLFRYCDESGNVNEIGNPNGALENIAGVCNEGKNVFGMMPHPERAADQELGNEDGKFLFESILASALVKS